The window TTTGAAGATTGAAAGTGCAACATACATTTTTACTCCAATTTTCTTACTTTTATCTATACCAAACAAATTAGCTTGAATGAACTTGTCTTTAACTTTGGGAATAAGCTTTATAGAAAAATAATAAGCCGCAATAGACATAAAAGCATTTACTACTATAGGAAACCACATTATAACtttattcaaagaatttttattCTTAATTCAATGTTTTGGTGTACCAAAGTTTTTTCTGAGGAaaactttcattattattttagtgTAATTGGTGTCTAAAACTATTTGCCTGAAGCTACCGAGATAATCCTATTCGCAAATTaatgttatattttatcatttttctctAATCAGAATTAAAGGTTAAACTTTTCCCGATAAGTTTTGATTGTTGGCAGTCATAGAATAAGAGATATGAAATTAGCTGCGAGCTGCCGCATCCGCTGGCATACTTGCCGAATATACTCGAAGATGTGTCTTGCACATTGGCGTGTATCAGGGTTTTACGCAGCGATTGCAATTTATTATCCGAATATTTAATTATACAACAGAATCTGATTTTGTGAATCGTTGAATAATGAATGGACAAGTTCAAGAATCATAATATAACTGCTATCTGATAAATGTAAATACTTGCAcagaaatttaaaaaagaaaattgagaCTATAGTCAGAAGTtttatctttcaaaaaaatgtttccgatcaaattttcgaaattgctCGATTATTCTTATTGCAGGCATAAAGCGATATTAAGCGAATAACCACTAACGTCCGCGGTTATTCTTGGTTTTGCCCTTGGTTTTAGCCCTTTAAGAATAACCGCGAATAATTAACTTTCGCTTTAACACAATATAGAAACCATATGTGTGTGTTTCTATACTGTAGCTTGAATACAGTGTCAGTTATGCTGTAATCAAAACAAACACaagcaaattttattttaacatCATCATTCTGTATTATTGCTACGTTTTAATAAAACGAAGCTTGTATTCAACAGAAGACTGTGAAGGCTTGCATATTTTTGAGTCTGGGATTCATCAAGTCTTATTTCGATCAAATGCAACCTTACTTTTTCAATGACCCAAAGGATGCATTTCGGTTTTTatgttaaatatgatttctaatCTTTGGATAAGCTTCGCTTTTGTGAATGAATTTCAGTAGCTTCACAAAAGGCCAATGCACTCCACTGGGTCAGACCCTCGTTCAGTTCAAGTACCTTCAGCAACTCTATTAATTCAATGCGGGCAGCTAACTTCACACTGTTCTGTCAAATGTAAATATAACCTATCtacattcaaattaaaaatttaagttATGAAATTATCCTATTCTAGTTATTATTAGTTCCATGAAAAGGTTTTTCTTCATACAACTTACTTTCCCCAATTTTACTTATATCAGATTCAGAATTCAAACTTAGCAGTTTGATTTGCAATTCAGTTCCATTCAGTTTTTAAAATAACcagaataatttttgaaagcAAATGGATACTGATTATAATGTTATCCTATCAAGTGCCAGAAATTTTAAACGACTTGGAGATTTCACTCATGCTGTTGAAAATTACTTTTTATACTTTGAAAATGTTCCTGAAACAATATGGGATGAATGTACcgtgaaagaatttattgatttaGTTAGTGATATGGATATTTTCCTTAGAGTGGATTCAGTAAAAACTGAAATATGGCGTATATTAGAGAAATCCTTCAAGTTATTTCCAAGTAATTGGAGGATGGCAAATGCTTTGGCCAATGTGTTTATGAAGTAGGTATGTGGTCATgagtttgaatttgaatataactcaattattttctattttaggGAAATCGAGCATGAATTATTTCCCATTCTTACATTCCAGGCATTTCGACTTGCAAAAGATAAAAATCAATCTTGTTTAACAGTGGAAGATAAGTTATTGACAGTTATGTGGGATAAAGTTCCGAGGTGGCATTTCAGAATGTTAAACGGAAAATTACGAAATACTGCATACAAAAAAGTTATATACAAATCCCTAGAAGATGGTTTCAAAAATGCGATAGATATTGGTGCAGGATGTGGTCTGCTGAGTTTATATTTAGGAACTCACAATTCTAATCCAAAGATAACattatttgaagcaaataaaacaCTATATGACCaagccattttgaatatgaacaaATATTGTCCCAATGTATCTTTAACTagtattcaaattaattcaaatgatATTGCTTTCACTGAATACAGATCTAATTTATTAGTAACTGAAATATTTGATGTAGCAGTTTTCGGAGAAGGTATTTTAAGAACTTTGTGTCATGCTCTGGATACCTTCATGATCAAGAGTAACTACCGAATCATTCCTGCAAAAGTCAAAATTTTTGTAACAGGAATTGGATGTGATAAATTAAGTAAACAATTCAGGCTTCAGAATGATATGGATATATTACATATGGACGAGACTTTTTATGTTACGAAAGATTTTATCAGTGAACCCTATGATGCTAAATGCATATTGAAAGAGAATTATGAGATTTTAACTGACACTGTTGAAGTGATGGAACTTAACTTTCACGATAAAGATTTCTTGCActtgattttaaataatttgtggaAGACAAAGATACATTTGACTGGTTTGAAGTGCGCATTGATAGATTGTTTGGTTGTGTGGTTTGATCTTCATCTCGATGAAGAAACAATTGTTTCAACCAATCCCTTCCACAGTCAGAATGAACCTTGTTGGGAGCAAGCAATATTCCATTCTACAATTCCTTTGCGAATAGATAAAAATGTACTTTTGCCTTTAGAAGTAAAAATTGTGAACGAACATTTAGATTTTGGATTAAATGTTATACCAAACTTTAACGCTCACTTTATTTTGGATGAATATTCcattctaattttgaatgatgaaaAATGGACTAGCTATGTAGAATCTCTATCTGAAATAATACCTAGTAAGCGTTCAACAATATTCGATTTCAGTTCTTTCCCATTGATGGGCTTACTGCTAGCGAAAAAAGGACATacagtttttcatgtttttagaTACGAGGAGAATCTGAAATTTATCGAATACCTGATTAAAACAAAAGATATTGAACCTACATTATTCAAGTTTGTACAACACAAAGATTATCCATTTTGTGTTTTGGGTCAAAGCGAGATAGATTATGTGTTTTATGAGCCTTGTTGCGCCAATGGGTCATTAAATCCTTCACCTTTGGATAATATTATCTTGGAGAAGTTTGAAGCCAAAAGTTTTTTTACTGGAATCATTGTCCACTTCAAATTGATACATTCTCCTTATATAGATTACTGCAATAGGGTCTCGGCAGAAAATGTAGAACCTTTTGAAGATTTAGCCTCTAAAATGAATGATTTTACGGTAGGTTAActctaaaaaaataaattaaattgaaataagaaTTGTTAGGCCTCATTGATACTACTTACTCATTTTATAGGGTACTGAGCATGTTGATCTATCTCATAGTTTTCCCCATGAAAGCATGACAAATGAACAAAAGTGGGACATGACGCAGGATTCTACCAAAATAGTCCCCATACAAATTCTGAAAGATGGAAAGATAAATGGAATATTGACCTGGTACACTTTGATGGGAATTGGAGGAGTTCAATTCACTACAAACGAAAGCTCCTGCTTCAAATTGAAGGCCTTTCTGTTACCTGAGAGAAATGTTGAAAGTAACGAATTCCTCAATATATACTGTCAGAGTGAAAAAggagtttttttgaaaattgaaatctgtGAAGAAAAATGGcttaaaacaaattttcaatcatACGATAAATATAGCAGTCCCATTCTGTCATTCTATAACAAATTTTGGAGATCTTATGATCAAGAATTAGAAATGCTGTCCAATTCTATATCATTATATGAATAGTTTTTATCatgttataaataaaaaatactacATGTTGTTTTGTTATATTTACTCTTTGTACATTGacacctgtatatttttttattctttaagTACTTCCCCTCAAAATTTTCCTGAGGGGACAATTTAAAGTTCCGTGGGGTAAAGTATGGGAACATTTTGGAAAGATTAACTTGATGAGAAATtgctttgaattttgaacatGCGAACTTTTTTTTGCAAAGAAATTTGCGGTACTTTCACTGACttataccaggaagctcttgaagctaccacAAGTTGCAAATGTTCGGGGTTGACTGGCCTATATAAGAACAAGAAGTATCAGCCAAGATGTCGTCGACTTCGTTAACAGTATCCACAACCTTttttgggtttgtatgaataggtaggattAAAAACtaaagatcaatttggtcgaagttcccggaaggctaacagagccgtaacgaccccgattcagtaataataatgtgaaagaaatatttcattttcatatttaacTGCAATGGCAAACGCACATTTCAccgatgaaataataaaaaagttctTTTATTCAGGGGTTTAATTTTTGCTAACAAGAGGAATTAGTAAATTTGAAggtgagaaaaattaaaaaaaaatctgttttgcagttttatttgttgaactGTATATCCAACAAAAACTGATAAACTTACTGAATTCTTCgtgaaaatgatttcaaatcCGGGTATTGGAAAGATTGGTTTAGTAAGTTTacctattgattttttttaattacatgtctgatttcaaataatattatttagtCACGGAAGATAATATACCTAGAGAGGTTTAGATtttatttacaaattagtttttatagattttttgaaTATGATGATTTCAGGTCATGTTATATTGTTTTGATATCAATTGCGATTTATATTCTATCATTATGTGTAAAATAAGATTAGCCCACTCCTTAGGAAAATACACAAGTCATTTATTAAGAGAAACTCTAATGAATTCTTAGACATATAtcgtattgaaattttcaataaatcactGTAGAATATttgttaaaatattttcaaagcgTGGAATTATTTTACACTTGGAGATGAGCAAAACAATTAtattaaaatcatattgtacaatAATTGTGATTTGTCAATAAATGTCCTTCTCCTTAACACCAGCAGggtaatgaaaaacaaaatgattCTAAATGATGAAAACAATCTATTTACAATATATACACAAAATGTTTAAACAATCATTAACAATCTAGTATTCATGATCAGAATCAAATTCTTCATCATCGTTAATGTCAACTGAGGGTCGCAAATCCAAATCTTCATTCAGTAAGGACTCCTCACTGTCGTTTTTCTCAATGTTCGTAGTTGACGCTGGAGTTTTAATTAAGCTTTTCAAATGTAGAAACTCTACTTCATTACGACTGAGTTCCTGATTAatcttcttcaaaatttcaaatagttTCTGTTCCATTTTCAGAagcttttccaattttttctcaTTCGAAGCCATCGCGATATCTCTCACAAAATTATTCACTTACTGCGAGTCTTGAAAAAAACCTATATCAACTATAAAACAAAAATGCCCTGAACTCAAAAACTAACAAAAACATAACCTAACCATATGTTTGCGATTTCTGAAAACAAAGAATAAGGTGTCTTGTCCTCTTCTTTCTCTACTTCACGTCACGATTAACCGCGCTTTTGGGTCACAGAAAAGTCTAGATAACTGTGGAGATTCAAAATGACAACGACTCAACGACTGACAGATGCACTGATTCTATGGTTCAACATTTTGTCCTCAATATTTGCTTGCTTTTGTGCTTGAAGCAAAGTGATAATAATCATAAACGAAAAACTACATTTTTCTTTTAAAATGATATTGATTCCATGAATTTTTAGGCAATAAATACCTCTTAGAAAAATGAATGGTAAAAGAGTTCTCTTTATTATATTATCACATAATTAAATATTTATGCCTTTAACTCTACTCTTAATGGTTTAATAAAACCTTAATTTTCGTAAAAATAAACCACATAGTTTTATTAagaatcattatttcattcaatactaaatatattgagtatgaatattgtattttttatattcaaacaattaatttTTATGGTATTCTTTCATAAATGtagaaatgatttgaaataattttttggtgATTCTTTATAGTTTATACAATGCCCGGTGTATCCGACATGGGCATGGTTTGGATGGGGGCCGGTCAGGCTACTGGAGATGTTCCTCTGGGACTCATGGGTGGTGAACATCAAGATATATTAATGGATCAAGATAATCCTTATTTCACACCTTCCCATCACAGTATGTCCAATCAGTCCTTAGAAGATATGAATATATCCCACACAGCTCATATGGTATGCTAAAAAAGTTTTATGTATGATTCAAAGATTAATTTAACAAAATTTCAGGTCGACGGAATGGATAATTTAGATATGATT is drawn from Harmonia axyridis chromosome 7, icHarAxyr1.1, whole genome shotgun sequence and contains these coding sequences:
- the LOC123684489 gene encoding protein arginine N-methyltransferase 9-like isoform X3, translating into MDTDYNVILSSARNFKRLGDFTHAVENYFLYFENVPETIWDECTVKEFIDLVSDMDIFLRVDSVKTEIWRILEKSFKLFPSNWRMANALANVFMKEIEHELFPILTFQAFRLAKDKNQSCLTVEDKLLTVMWDKVPRWHFRMLNGKLRNTAYKKVIYKSLEDGFKNAIDIGAGCGLLSLYLGTHNSNPKITLFEANKTLYDQAILNMNKYCPNVSLTSIQINSNDIAFTEYRSNLLVTEIFDVAVFGEGILRTLCHALDTFMIKSNYRIIPAKVKIFVTGIGCDKLSKQFRLQNDMDILHMDETFYVTKDFISEPYDAKCILKENYEILTDTVEVMELNFHDKDFLHLILNNLWKTKIHLTGLKCALIDCLVVWFDLHLDEETIVSTNPFHSQNEPCWEQAIFHSTIPLRIDKNVLLPLEVKIVNEHLDFGLNVIPNFNAHFILDEYSILILNDEKWTSYVESLSEIIPNTRRI
- the LOC123684489 gene encoding uncharacterized protein LOC123684489 isoform X1, which encodes MDTDYNVILSSARNFKRLGDFTHAVENYFLYFENVPETIWDECTVKEFIDLVSDMDIFLRVDSVKTEIWRILEKSFKLFPSNWRMANALANVFMKEIEHELFPILTFQAFRLAKDKNQSCLTVEDKLLTVMWDKVPRWHFRMLNGKLRNTAYKKVIYKSLEDGFKNAIDIGAGCGLLSLYLGTHNSNPKITLFEANKTLYDQAILNMNKYCPNVSLTSIQINSNDIAFTEYRSNLLVTEIFDVAVFGEGILRTLCHALDTFMIKSNYRIIPAKVKIFVTGIGCDKLSKQFRLQNDMDILHMDETFYVTKDFISEPYDAKCILKENYEILTDTVEVMELNFHDKDFLHLILNNLWKTKIHLTGLKCALIDCLVVWFDLHLDEETIVSTNPFHSQNEPCWEQAIFHSTIPLRIDKNVLLPLEVKIVNEHLDFGLNVIPNFNAHFILDEYSILILNDEKWTSYVESLSEIIPSKRSTIFDFSSFPLMGLLLAKKGHTVFHVFRYEENLKFIEYLIKTKDIEPTLFKFVQHKDYPFCVLGQSEIDYVFYEPCCANGSLNPSPLDNIILEKFEAKSFFTGIIVHFKLIHSPYIDYCNRVSAENVEPFEDLASKMNDFTGTEHVDLSHSFPHESMTNEQKWDMTQDSTKIVPIQILKDGKINGILTWYTLMGIGGVQFTTNESSCFKLKAFLLPERNVESNEFLNIYCQSEKGVFLKIEICEEKWLKTNFQSYDKYSSPILSFYNKFWRSYDQELEMLSNSISLYE
- the LOC123684489 gene encoding uncharacterized protein LOC123684489 isoform X2 yields the protein MWDKVPRWHFRMLNGKLRNTAYKKVIYKSLEDGFKNAIDIGAGCGLLSLYLGTHNSNPKITLFEANKTLYDQAILNMNKYCPNVSLTSIQINSNDIAFTEYRSNLLVTEIFDVAVFGEGILRTLCHALDTFMIKSNYRIIPAKVKIFVTGIGCDKLSKQFRLQNDMDILHMDETFYVTKDFISEPYDAKCILKENYEILTDTVEVMELNFHDKDFLHLILNNLWKTKIHLTGLKCALIDCLVVWFDLHLDEETIVSTNPFHSQNEPCWEQAIFHSTIPLRIDKNVLLPLEVKIVNEHLDFGLNVIPNFNAHFILDEYSILILNDEKWTSYVESLSEIIPSKRSTIFDFSSFPLMGLLLAKKGHTVFHVFRYEENLKFIEYLIKTKDIEPTLFKFVQHKDYPFCVLGQSEIDYVFYEPCCANGSLNPSPLDNIILEKFEAKSFFTGIIVHFKLIHSPYIDYCNRVSAENVEPFEDLASKMNDFTGTEHVDLSHSFPHESMTNEQKWDMTQDSTKIVPIQILKDGKINGILTWYTLMGIGGVQFTTNESSCFKLKAFLLPERNVESNEFLNIYCQSEKGVFLKIEICEEKWLKTNFQSYDKYSSPILSFYNKFWRSYDQELEMLSNSISLYE